The proteins below come from a single Biomphalaria glabrata chromosome 10, xgBioGlab47.1, whole genome shotgun sequence genomic window:
- the LOC106079640 gene encoding uncharacterized protein LOC106079640, with protein sequence MLPPTAEDFTLVKPISRGAFGKVWLGHKKNNPEKLYAIKVMKKIDLINKNLIAQVTAERDAQARSQSPFIVQLYYSIQTHSNIFLIMEYLIGGDVKSLLIMCGYFNEEMSCMYAAEVTLALEYLHKRGIVHRDLKPDNMLISDKGHIKLTDFGLSKIAFENSSPMSGSMTPFNHRYPGKMDLRTPGQILSLSSSLDFAGSSSQKKFPHERDKTVLDADKTPIFNCPSPLPAHPPTPSDKCHKQSLIRRMLTPVKMRSSFQTSTQHSSLLSTPPVKSLTPTLQDSLGWRSSSASDSVSRNACSLIQLSMMSRNNADNTSVFMEDYTPEHPSKLNGLPPIASSAACTEASASSSGNHLSAQASTSDGHPLSCESHVMPLLRVEGAEDETPLLHRTHDAVWKSYSACSLKSMRGGDFSLSAFAGDTNDTSVSPIVDNSKPNVDLMSPAANVSSEPDLPLHRLDNKVASFPSLTQSLTADSNTSVEMERGMISSPDESLSGIHGYTKIKLLSTAGSTDLELSRDFSSHLQQGDQYFNSTRLSLDFGASGQLSLDSGPEIKEMSQIQGLGRLPLKPISGNILPNFKVVPSKRTELLVTKDEGTGSAPRECRKLSKPGLRRVLSDTFDKCITSSPLTDAAKSLMCIKSRSYEIGKENFRRSSVPRSINFDRKRPFEAMDSQDQANGLYQNTSISHGHTGLSPDVSRLCLDNSDVAPRKKRQLYAHNLFNTKLESSMCDNNQLETDAKKAEFCDRPVGQHYCIPQHPKVAMLKLGGHTSSTGLTGQLSALALKELVSGMQMKSQDAKIDCAAKQTPSSLPELSKEYGAENSLQPNSLHRVSALHNLAHLYNSPSSSPSSQSFSQDTDAKIDFFIASPSPGPSMHSSPSAGNSCLKPLIFKKGISTLDNTIGTDVSNLNNTIEFEDAPPQEILLTVPIQGRSRSSSSSSLSDIGYVDPLFPSESLAHALPSPPITRHTSPGQESRSSSLSPEDCFSKKRQMKTDALSQSKQLRLLSHHDPMPSIAENMSSKDLDDSVSFVKPLSVIDERADKNQQTSHISPPKDQKLLGGLVQAALPLKDSLFKTPLKTPAARLQTPLRTPKSVRRGGPEAQPAEERILGTPDYLAPEILLQRPHGFAVDWWALGVCLYEFLTGVPPFNDETHEAVFENILNRNITWPVGEEALSDQARAAVDALLTTDPEKRPAAKEVKLMPFFSAMDWSNLLNMEPPFVPQPDNEMDTGYFDPKNSVRGIVLSAVDM encoded by the exons atgCTT cCACCCACTGCTGAAGATTTCACACTTGTTAAACCAATAAGCCGAGGTGCTTTTGG TAAAGTTTGGCTCGGTCACAAGAAGAATAACCCTGAGAAATTGTATGCCATAAAAGTGATGAAAAAGATAGACCTTATCAATAAGAATCTTATCGCTCAAG tGACTGCTGAAAGAGATGCACAGGCCAGGTCACAAAGTCCCTTCATTGTCCAGCTGTATTATTCCATACAAACACACTCCAACATATTTTTG ATTATGGAGTACCTCATTGGTGGAGATGTGAAATCTCTGTTGATAATGTGTGGGTACTTTAATGAAGAGATGTCCTGCATGTATGCAGCGGAGGTAACCCTTGCTCTTGAATATCTACATAAAAGAGGCATTGTTCACAG GGATCTCAAGCCAGACAACATGCTCATCTCTGACAAAGGCCACATCAAGCTGACAGACTTTGGTTTGTCTAAAATTGCCTTTGAAA ATAGCAGTCCAATGTCTGGAAGCATGACCCCGTTCAATCATCGTTACCCTGGGAAAATGGATCTTAGAACACCTGGTCAGATTCTTAGCCTCTCTTCTTCTTTGGACTTT GCTGGTAGCTCATCACAGAAAAAATTTCCCCATGAAAGAGATAAGACTGTCCTTGACGCAGACAAGACTCCCATTTTTAACTGCCCCAGCCCCTTGCCTGCGCACCCTCCAACACCGTCTGACAAGTGTCACAAGCAGTCACTTATACGACGTATGTTGACACCCGTCAAGATGAGGTCATCTTTCCAG ACCAGTACACAGCACAGTAGCCTCCTTTCCACTCCACCGGTCAAAAGTTTGACCCCTACCTTGCAGGATTCACTCGGCTGGAGGAGCTCCTCGGCCAGTGACTCTGTGTCCAGGAATGCTTGCAGCCTGATTCAGCTTTCCATGATGTCCa GAAACAATGCTGATAATACTTCAGTTTTTATGGAAGATTATACACCAGAGCATCCATCCAAATTGAATGGGCTTCCTCCAATAGCCTCTAGTGCTGCTTGCACAGAGGCATCTGCTTCTTCCAGTGGGAATCACCTCTCCGCCCAGGCCAGTACTTCTGATGGGCATCCACTAAGCTGTGAGAGCCATGTCATGCCGCTGCTCAGGGTGGAAGGGGCTGAAGATGAGACACCATTGCTCCATCGGACTCACGACGCCGTCTGGAAAAGCTATTCAGCATGCAGCCTCAAATCCATGAGAGGTGGAGACTTCAGCCTGAGCGCCTTTGCTGGGGATACTAATGATACAAGTGTATCGCCAATCGTCGACAATTCTAAACCAAATGTGGACCTGATGAGCCCTGCAGCCAATGTTTCATCAGAACCAGATTTACCCTTGCACAGGCTTGACAACAAAGTTGCAAGCTTTCCATCTTTGACTCAAAGTTTGACTGCTGATTCCAATACTTCTGTGGAGATGGAACGTGGCATGATCAGCTCCCCTGACGAGTCCCTGAGTGGTATCCATGGCTACACAAAAATCAAGCTACTCTCAACGGCTGGGTCCACTGATCTTGAACTCTCTAGGGACTTCTCGAGCCACTTGCAGCAGGGTGACCAGTATTTCAACAGTACCAGACTCTCCTTGGATTTTGGCGCCTCTGGGCAGTTGAGCTTAGACTCTGGCCCTGAGATCAAAGAAATGAGCCAGATCCAGGGTTTAGGGCGCCTTCCCTTAAAACCAATCTCTGGGAACATTTTACCCAATTTTAAAGTAGTGCCCAGTAAGAGAACAGAACTGTTAGTTACAAAAGATGAGGGAACTGGCAGTGCCCCGAGAGAGTGTAGAAAGCTAAGTAAACCAGGACTTCGGCGTGTCTTATCTGACACTTTTGACAAGTGTATAACCAGCAGTCCGCTGACAGATGCAGCCAAAAGCTTGATGTGTATAAAAAGCAGATCTTACGAAATAGGCAAAGAAAATTTTCGCAGAAGTAGTGTCCCCAGGAGCATAAACTTTGACCGCAAGCGACCCTTTGAGGCCATGGATAGCCAGGATCAAGCAAATGGATTGTACCAGAATACATCTATTTCCCACGGCCACACTGGTTTGTCACCAGATGTTAGCAGGCTGTGTTTGGACAACAGTGATGTTGCCCCTCGCAAAAAAAGGCAACTCTACGCTCACAACTTGTTTAACACTAAACTGGAGAGCAGCATGTGTGATAATAACCAACTGGAGACAGATGCTAAAAAAGCTGAGTTTTGCGACAGGCCGGTTGGCCAGCACTACTGCATACCACAGCATCCAAAAGTAGCCATGCTCAAACTTGGGGGTCACACCAGTAGCACTGGGCTGACGGGACAGCTCAGCGCCTTGGCATTAAAAGAGTTGGTTTCTGGAATGCAGATGAAATCACAAGATGCCAAGATTGATTGTGCCGCCAAGCAAACACCTTCATCTCTCCCAGAGCTATCAAAAGAATATGGCGCAGAGAATTCTCTCCAGCCAAACAGTCTTCACAGGGTGTCTGCTTTGCATAACTTGGCACATCTCTACAACAGTCCCAGCAGCTCTCCATCAAGCCAAAGCTTCAGCCAGGACACAGATGCCAAAATAGATTTCTTCATAGCCTCTCCATCTCCTGGGCCATCCATGCACTCATCCCCGTCCGCTGGCAACAGCTGCCTGAAGCCTTTAATCTTCAAAAAAGGAATCTCCACCCTGGACAACACTATTGGCACAGACGTCAGCAACCTGAATAACACAATTGAATTTGAAGATGCTCCTCCACAGGAAATCCTGCTGACTGTACCCATACAGGGAAGATCTAGGAGTTCTTCCTCATCATCCTTGTCTGACATTGGCTACGTTGATCCCTTATTTCCTTCAGAGTCTCTGGCTCATGCCCTGCCCTCCCCACCCATTACAAGACATACCAGTCCTGGACAAGAATCCAGGTCAAGCAGCCTTTCCCCCGAGGACTGTTTCTCCAAGAAGAGGCAGATGAAAACGGATGCTTTGTCTCAAAGCAAGCAGCTGAGGCTGTTATCCCACCATGATCCCATGCCCAGCATTGCGGAAAATATGAGCAGCAAGGATTTGGACGACTCAGTTTCTTTTGTAAAACCTTTGAGTGTTATCGATGAA AGAGCAGACAAAAACCAGCAGACGTCTCACATCTCACCACCAAAAGATCAAAAACTACTG GGTGGATTGGTTCAAGCAGCATTGCCACTCAAGGACTCGCTGTTCAAAACACCATTAAAAACGCCAGCGGCCAGGCTGCAAACTCCACTGCGTACACCAAAGAGTGTTAGAAGAGGCGGCCCTGAAGCTCAACCTGCTGAAGAGAGGATTCTGGGAACCCCCGACTACCTGGCTCCTGAGATCTTGTTGCAGAGACCACACG GTTTTGCTGTTGACTGGTGGGCTCTTGGTGTATGTCTGTATGAGTTTCTGACTGGGGTGCCTCCATTCAATGATGAGACCCATGAAGCTGTCTTTGAAAATATCCTGAACAGAA ATATTACATGGCCAGTTGGGGAAGAAGCTCTCAGTGACCAGGCCAGAGCTGCTGTTGACGCTCTTCTTACAACTGACCCAGAGAAACGTCCAGCAGCgaaag
- the LOC129928577 gene encoding uncharacterized protein LOC129928577 has product MASNQDSVFDQVIHTDVFTEFHLTEGPVLGTGTYGKVLLATSNVYPNAKMAVKMFYMHGPEAGEKGKKRNEEATNMFIKETKLMKRLKHANIMPLLSAVQTPSTLALFLPLCGRGNLRESIKHLTLDQQNKYIKQLCQAIQYLHQKYIVHCDIKLSNILLDDASNLILSDFGLSRALPNPNVEIFQYFGTLLYRAPETYSDERVNPFKVDMYAYGITCWSILLKRRPARVNFVDIINADLNVPFVYKRMVTSLLVRDPVCRPTANKVLEMIEQM; this is encoded by the exons ATGGCTAGCAATCAAGATTCAGTTTTTGATCAAGTCATTCACACAGATGTGTTTACCGAATTTCATTTGACTGAAGGCCCGGTACTGGGTACTGGAACCTACGGGAAAGTGCTTCTTGCTACATCAAATGTGTACCCTAATGCTAAGATGGCGgtcaaaatgttttacatgcatGGACCTGAAGCAggagaaaaaggaaagaaacgCAACGAAGAGGCCACCaacatgtttattaaagaaacaaaactgaTGAAGCGACTTAAACATGCTAACATCATGCCACTTCTGTCTGCTGTTCAGACACCATCTACCTTGGCACTGTTCTTGCCACTCTGTGGTCGAGGAAATCTGAGGGAGTCAATAAAACACTTAACTCTTGACCAACAGAACAAATACATTAAACAG TTGTGCCAAGCAATCCAGTATCTGCATCAGAAGTATATTGTCCACTGTGACATCAAGCTGAGTAACATTCTTCTTGATGATGCTTCTAACTTGATTCTCTCAGACTTTGGACTTTCTCGGGCATTGCCCAATCCGAATGTAGAGATTTTTCAGTACTTTGGAACTCTGCTGTATCGAGCACCAGAAACCTACTCTGATGAAAGAGTCAATCCATTTAAG GTTGATATGTATGCCTATGGTATCACTTGCTGGTCTATATTGTTAAAGAGGAGACCTGCCAGAGTTAACTTTGTAGATATCATTAATGCTGACTTAAATGTTCCATTTGTTTACAA GAGAATGGTGACCTCTCTGTTGGTTAGAGACCCAGTCTGCAGACCAACCGCAAACAAGGTCCTGGAGATGATTGAACAAATGTAA
- the LOC106079639 gene encoding uncharacterized protein LOC106079639, which yields MASNQDSVFDQVIHTDVFTEFHLTEGPVLGTGTYGKVLLATSNELPNAKMAVKMFYMHGPEAGEKGKKRNEEATNMFIKETKLMKRLKHANIMPLLSAVQTPSTLALFLPLCGRGNLRESIKHLSLDQQNKYIKQLCQAIQYLHQKCIVHCDIKLSNILLNDDSNLILSDFGLSRALPNPNVEIFQYFGTLLYRAPETYSDERVNPFKVDMYAYGITCWSILLKRRPARVNFVDIINADLNVPFVYKRMVTSLLVRDPVCRPTANKVLEMIEQM from the exons ATGGCTAGCAATCAAGATTCAGTTTTTGATCAAGTCATTCACACAGATGTGTTTACCGAATTTCATTTGACTGAAGGCCCGGTACTGGGTACTGGAACCTACGGAAAAGTGCTTCTTGCTACATCAAATGAGTTACCTAATGCTAAGATGGCGgtcaaaatgttttacatgcatGGACCTGAAGCAggagaaaaaggaaagaaacgCAACGAAGAGGCCACCaacatgtttattaaagaaacaaaactgaTGAAGCGACTTAAACATGCTAACATCATGCCACTTCTGTCTGCTGTTCAGACACCATCTACCTTGGCACTGTTCTTGCCACTCTGTGGTCGAGGAAATCTGAGGGAGTCAATAAAACACTTATCTCTTGACCAACAGAACAAATACATTAAACAG TTGTGCCAAGCAATCCAGTATCTGCATCAGAAGTGTATTGTCCACTGTGACATAAAGCTGAGTAACATTCTTCTTAATGATGATTCTAACTTGATTCTCTCAGACTTTGGACTTTCTCGGGCATTGCCCAACCCGAATGTAGAGATTTTTCAGTACTTTGGAACTCTGCTGTATCGAGCACCAGAAACCTACTCTGACGAAAGAGTCAATCCTTTTAAG GTTGACATGTATGCCTATGGTATCACTTGCTGGTCTATATTGTTAAAGAGGAGACCTGCCAGAGTTAACTTTGTAGATATCATTAATGCTGACTTAAATGTTCCATTTGTTTACAA GAGAATGGTGACCTCTCTGTTGGTTAGAGACCCAGTCTGCAGACCAACCGCAAACAAGGTCCTGGAGATGATTGAACAAATGTAA
- the LOC129928850 gene encoding myomodulin neuropeptides 2-like produces the protein MLQRVLEMCLCLSVIFIVSGRTAGQTEPFLEDDTIDDTNFMELNKRGWGLLRLGRGLQMLRLGKRANTRLPAGLKLDHILGDHEEVKQLTSSQVKDLVNYLFDDDDARDDVRRQPPLPRYGRESRSRADDSADLELYRQLLSKLPTRQIKPTPRGGRYRRSLSDDYLLPLWANYRHLGSNEVQAKAALLSRFGRPKADKNDVAVNDQSKNSVV, from the exons GCCGGACAGCTGGTCAGACAGAGCCCTTTCTTGAAGATGACACAATAGACGATACCAACTTTATGGAGCTGAACAAGAGGGGGTGGGGCTTGCTTCGACTTGGGCGTGGTCTTCAGATGCTAAGGTTAGGCAAGCG TGCTAACACCAGATTGCCAGCGGGCTTGAAGCTAGATCACATTCTAGGTGACCACGAGGAAGTAAAGCAGCTGACCTCAAGCCAAGTCAAAGATCTCGTCAACTACCTTTTCGACGACGATGACGCTCGGGATGACGTCAGGAGACAACCGCCACTCCCCAGATATGGCCGTGAAAGCAGGAG CCGAGCAGACGATTCAGCCGACCTTGAACTCTATCGTCAACTCTTAAGCAAGCTGCCCACGAGACAGATCAAGCCGACCCCACGAGGAGGCCGCTACAGAAGATCCCTGTCTGATGACTACTTACTGCCTCTCTGGGCGAACTACCGCCACCTGGGCAGCAACGAAGTGCAAGCTAAAGCTGCTCTCCTGTCTCGATTTGGACGACCCAAAGCAGACAAGAATGACGTCGCGGTGAACGACCAATCAAAAAATTCCGTAGTTTGA